The following are encoded together in the Primulina tabacum isolate GXHZ01 chromosome 18, ASM2559414v2, whole genome shotgun sequence genome:
- the LOC142533471 gene encoding 65-kDa microtubule-associated protein 3-like isoform X1: MLYNHFKISMGQRNLLSHLETSCGTLLNELQIIWDEVGESASERDRMLLQLEQECMEVYRRKVDQANKDRAQLRLAIADAEAELAAICSAMGEMPVHIRQADQNPRSLKAELRAILPQIEEMQNRKCDRKNQIIAALEELHTIKNEICSGGYTSSNTDVDETDLSSRKLEEVHRELKALQEEKSARLNQILDYLNLVYTLCSVLGIDFKQTVSEIHPSLGESEGSKSISDHTLQQLETAIQRLQELKIQRIQQLQDLTTTLLELWKLLDTPVEEQQIVQQFTCNIVAAEEEITKPEMLYVNFIDHVKAEVSRLEELKTRKLKELVLKKKAEIEDIHRKTHLIPETDEAMDTVIEPGAVDAACVLEKIELQISRAKEEALSRKEILEKVEKWIAACEEESWLEEYSRDDNRYNAGRGAHLTLRRAEKARVLVNKLPAMVDTLASKIVAWENEKGLYFIYDGVRLLSMLEGYMVLRQEKELEQKRQRDEKKLQGQLLTEQEVLYGSKPSPMKNPSAKKGSRLSYGGPSNRRLSLGGPMLQTHKPDLLPAKATPNARTAKKNERINLDRFRDDGFAAALSSGGRGLDMVGLPLKLHPFDVSNACDLESPIIRKPFSPISSTDSSNSNATNMLEDLHKKHREMLQKTLLTTSNNTQFGTPPKILPTTQGENRTPQTMPVPVPSTPSTVSIPMQTGLTPAPTDKSTEEEIEYSFEERRAGFVLPRSLHSTIVT, from the exons ATGCT GTATAACCACTTTAAAATTTCGATGGGTCAAAGGAATCTACTTTCGCATCTGGAAACATCATGCGGAACTCTACTAAATGAATTGCAG ATAATatgggatgaggttggtgaatCTGCTTCCGAAAGGGACAGAATGTTGCTTCAACTTGAACAAGAATGTATGGAGGTGTACCGAAGAAAAGTAGATCAGGCTAACAAAGATAGAGCTCAGCTGAGGTTAGCAATTGCTGATGCTGAAGCTGAGCTTGCTGCAATCTGCTCTGCAATGGGAGAGATGCCAGTGCACATTAGGCAG GCTGATCAAAACCCTAGAAGCCTGAAAGCTGAACTCAGAGCTATCCTTCCACAGATAGAGGAAATGCAGAACAGGAAATGTGACAGGAAGAATCAAATTATAGCTGCCTTAGAGGAGCTACATACGATAAAAAATGAGATCTGTTCAGGAGGGTATACTTCTAGTAATACAGATGTAGATGAAACAGATTTGTCTTCTAGAAAGCTGGAAGAAGTGCACAGAGAGCTTAAAGCACTTCAAGAAGAAAAG AGTGCACGTTTGAATCAGATTTTGGACTATTTGAACCTTGTTTATACCTTGTGCTCAGTCCTTGGTATAGATTTTAAACAAACTGTGAGTGAGATTCACCCAAGTTTAGGAGAATCAGAAGGCTCAAAAAGTATTAGCGATCATACCTTGCAGCAGTTGGAAACTGCTATACAGAGACTGCAAGAACTTAAAATACAGAGAATTCAGCAG TTACAAGATCTCACTACTACATTACTGGAGCTCTGGAAATTGCTGGACACGCCTGTTGAAGAGCAACAGATAGTTCAACAGTTCACTTGTAACATAGTTGCTGCAGAAGAGGAGATAACAAAACCTGAGATGCTTTATGTCAACTTTATAGATCAT GTCAAGGCGGAAGTTTCCCGGTTGGAAGAGTTGAAAACAAGAAAATTGAAGGAGCTTGTTTTGAAAAAGAAAGCAGAGATAGAGGATATTCATAGAAAAACACATCTTATTCCAGAAACAGATGAAGCAATGGATACTGTAATTGAGCCTG GAGCAGTTGATGCCGCTTGTGTGCTAGAGAAAATTGAGCTTCAAATATCTAGGGCCAAGGAGGAAGCTCTCAGTAGAAAAGAGATCCTAGAAAAGGTTGAGAAGTGGATTGCTGCATGTGAGGAGGAGAGCTGGCTCGAGGAGTATAGTAGG GATGATAACCGCTATAATGCTGGGAGGGGTGCTCATCTTACTCTAAGACGTGCTGAAAAAGCTCGTGTGTTGGTCAATAAACTTCCAG CAATGGTGGATACATTGGCCTCAAAGATCGTAGCATGGGAAAATGAGAAaggattatattttatttacgaTGGT GTTCGCCTTCTTTCTATGCTGGAAGGATATATGGTTCTACGGCAAGAAAAAGAATTGGAGCAAAAAAGACAGAGG GACGAGAAGAAACTTCAAGGGCAGTTACTGACAGAGCAGGAGGTTCTTTATGGTTCAAAACCAAGCCCCATGAAGAACCCAAGTGCCAAAAAAGGATCTAGATTGTCATATGGCGGCCCAAGCAATAGAAGACTTTCTCTTGGAGGGCCCATGCTACAGACTCATAAACCTGATCTGCTCCCTGCAAAAGCTACTCCTAATGCACGCACTGCCAAAAAGAATGAACGTATAAACCTGGACCGTTTTAGAGACGATGGCTTTGCAGCTGCTCTGTCTTCCG GGGGTAGAGGTTTAGACATGGTTGGCCTTCCCTTGAAGCTTCATCCTTTCGATGTATCAAATGCTTGTGATCTTGAGTCGCCCATAATACGGAAACCATTCTCTCCCATTTCTTCCACGGATTCATCAAACTCCAATGCAACAAATATGTTGGAAGATCTACACAAAAAACATAGAGAAATGTTGCAGAAGACTCTTCTCACAACAAGCAACAACACACAGTTCGGTACTCCTCCCAAGATTCTCCCCACAACCCAGGGAGAAAATAGGACGCCCCAAACAATGCCAGTCCCGGTACCTTCCACGCCCTCAACAGTGTCCATTCCAATGCAGACGGGTTTAACACCAGCTCCTACAGACAAGTCaactgaagaagagattgaatATTCGTTTGAGGAGAGGAGAGCGGGATTCGTACTTCCCAGATCATTACATTCTACGATTGTGACATGA
- the LOC142533471 gene encoding 65-kDa microtubule-associated protein 3-like isoform X2, with amino-acid sequence MLYNHFKISMGQRNLLSHLETSCGTLLNELQIIWDEVGESASERDRMLLQLEQECMEVYRRKVDQANKDRAQLRLAIADAEAELAAICSAMGEMPVHIRQADQNPRSLKAELRAILPQIEEMQNRKCDRKNQIIAALEELHTIKNEICSGGYTSSNTDVDETDLSSRKLEEVHRELKALQEEKSARLNQILDYLNLVYTLCSVLGIDFKQTVSEIHPSLGESEGSKSISDHTLQQLETAIQRLQELKIQRIQQLQDLTTTLLELWKLLDTPVEEQQIVQQFTCNIVAAEEEITKPEMLYVNFIDHVKAEVSRLEELKTRKLKELVLKKKAEIEDIHRKTHLIPETDEAMDTVIEPVDAACVLEKIELQISRAKEEALSRKEILEKVEKWIAACEEESWLEEYSRDDNRYNAGRGAHLTLRRAEKARVLVNKLPAMVDTLASKIVAWENEKGLYFIYDGVRLLSMLEGYMVLRQEKELEQKRQRDEKKLQGQLLTEQEVLYGSKPSPMKNPSAKKGSRLSYGGPSNRRLSLGGPMLQTHKPDLLPAKATPNARTAKKNERINLDRFRDDGFAAALSSGGRGLDMVGLPLKLHPFDVSNACDLESPIIRKPFSPISSTDSSNSNATNMLEDLHKKHREMLQKTLLTTSNNTQFGTPPKILPTTQGENRTPQTMPVPVPSTPSTVSIPMQTGLTPAPTDKSTEEEIEYSFEERRAGFVLPRSLHSTIVT; translated from the exons ATGCT GTATAACCACTTTAAAATTTCGATGGGTCAAAGGAATCTACTTTCGCATCTGGAAACATCATGCGGAACTCTACTAAATGAATTGCAG ATAATatgggatgaggttggtgaatCTGCTTCCGAAAGGGACAGAATGTTGCTTCAACTTGAACAAGAATGTATGGAGGTGTACCGAAGAAAAGTAGATCAGGCTAACAAAGATAGAGCTCAGCTGAGGTTAGCAATTGCTGATGCTGAAGCTGAGCTTGCTGCAATCTGCTCTGCAATGGGAGAGATGCCAGTGCACATTAGGCAG GCTGATCAAAACCCTAGAAGCCTGAAAGCTGAACTCAGAGCTATCCTTCCACAGATAGAGGAAATGCAGAACAGGAAATGTGACAGGAAGAATCAAATTATAGCTGCCTTAGAGGAGCTACATACGATAAAAAATGAGATCTGTTCAGGAGGGTATACTTCTAGTAATACAGATGTAGATGAAACAGATTTGTCTTCTAGAAAGCTGGAAGAAGTGCACAGAGAGCTTAAAGCACTTCAAGAAGAAAAG AGTGCACGTTTGAATCAGATTTTGGACTATTTGAACCTTGTTTATACCTTGTGCTCAGTCCTTGGTATAGATTTTAAACAAACTGTGAGTGAGATTCACCCAAGTTTAGGAGAATCAGAAGGCTCAAAAAGTATTAGCGATCATACCTTGCAGCAGTTGGAAACTGCTATACAGAGACTGCAAGAACTTAAAATACAGAGAATTCAGCAG TTACAAGATCTCACTACTACATTACTGGAGCTCTGGAAATTGCTGGACACGCCTGTTGAAGAGCAACAGATAGTTCAACAGTTCACTTGTAACATAGTTGCTGCAGAAGAGGAGATAACAAAACCTGAGATGCTTTATGTCAACTTTATAGATCAT GTCAAGGCGGAAGTTTCCCGGTTGGAAGAGTTGAAAACAAGAAAATTGAAGGAGCTTGTTTTGAAAAAGAAAGCAGAGATAGAGGATATTCATAGAAAAACACATCTTATTCCAGAAACAGATGAAGCAATGGATACTGTAATTGAGCCTG TTGATGCCGCTTGTGTGCTAGAGAAAATTGAGCTTCAAATATCTAGGGCCAAGGAGGAAGCTCTCAGTAGAAAAGAGATCCTAGAAAAGGTTGAGAAGTGGATTGCTGCATGTGAGGAGGAGAGCTGGCTCGAGGAGTATAGTAGG GATGATAACCGCTATAATGCTGGGAGGGGTGCTCATCTTACTCTAAGACGTGCTGAAAAAGCTCGTGTGTTGGTCAATAAACTTCCAG CAATGGTGGATACATTGGCCTCAAAGATCGTAGCATGGGAAAATGAGAAaggattatattttatttacgaTGGT GTTCGCCTTCTTTCTATGCTGGAAGGATATATGGTTCTACGGCAAGAAAAAGAATTGGAGCAAAAAAGACAGAGG GACGAGAAGAAACTTCAAGGGCAGTTACTGACAGAGCAGGAGGTTCTTTATGGTTCAAAACCAAGCCCCATGAAGAACCCAAGTGCCAAAAAAGGATCTAGATTGTCATATGGCGGCCCAAGCAATAGAAGACTTTCTCTTGGAGGGCCCATGCTACAGACTCATAAACCTGATCTGCTCCCTGCAAAAGCTACTCCTAATGCACGCACTGCCAAAAAGAATGAACGTATAAACCTGGACCGTTTTAGAGACGATGGCTTTGCAGCTGCTCTGTCTTCCG GGGGTAGAGGTTTAGACATGGTTGGCCTTCCCTTGAAGCTTCATCCTTTCGATGTATCAAATGCTTGTGATCTTGAGTCGCCCATAATACGGAAACCATTCTCTCCCATTTCTTCCACGGATTCATCAAACTCCAATGCAACAAATATGTTGGAAGATCTACACAAAAAACATAGAGAAATGTTGCAGAAGACTCTTCTCACAACAAGCAACAACACACAGTTCGGTACTCCTCCCAAGATTCTCCCCACAACCCAGGGAGAAAATAGGACGCCCCAAACAATGCCAGTCCCGGTACCTTCCACGCCCTCAACAGTGTCCATTCCAATGCAGACGGGTTTAACACCAGCTCCTACAGACAAGTCaactgaagaagagattgaatATTCGTTTGAGGAGAGGAGAGCGGGATTCGTACTTCCCAGATCATTACATTCTACGATTGTGACATGA
- the LOC142533471 gene encoding 65-kDa microtubule-associated protein 3-like isoform X3: protein MGQRNLLSHLETSCGTLLNELQIIWDEVGESASERDRMLLQLEQECMEVYRRKVDQANKDRAQLRLAIADAEAELAAICSAMGEMPVHIRQADQNPRSLKAELRAILPQIEEMQNRKCDRKNQIIAALEELHTIKNEICSGGYTSSNTDVDETDLSSRKLEEVHRELKALQEEKSARLNQILDYLNLVYTLCSVLGIDFKQTVSEIHPSLGESEGSKSISDHTLQQLETAIQRLQELKIQRIQQLQDLTTTLLELWKLLDTPVEEQQIVQQFTCNIVAAEEEITKPEMLYVNFIDHVKAEVSRLEELKTRKLKELVLKKKAEIEDIHRKTHLIPETDEAMDTVIEPGAVDAACVLEKIELQISRAKEEALSRKEILEKVEKWIAACEEESWLEEYSRDDNRYNAGRGAHLTLRRAEKARVLVNKLPAMVDTLASKIVAWENEKGLYFIYDGVRLLSMLEGYMVLRQEKELEQKRQRDEKKLQGQLLTEQEVLYGSKPSPMKNPSAKKGSRLSYGGPSNRRLSLGGPMLQTHKPDLLPAKATPNARTAKKNERINLDRFRDDGFAAALSSGGRGLDMVGLPLKLHPFDVSNACDLESPIIRKPFSPISSTDSSNSNATNMLEDLHKKHREMLQKTLLTTSNNTQFGTPPKILPTTQGENRTPQTMPVPVPSTPSTVSIPMQTGLTPAPTDKSTEEEIEYSFEERRAGFVLPRSLHSTIVT, encoded by the exons ATGGGTCAAAGGAATCTACTTTCGCATCTGGAAACATCATGCGGAACTCTACTAAATGAATTGCAG ATAATatgggatgaggttggtgaatCTGCTTCCGAAAGGGACAGAATGTTGCTTCAACTTGAACAAGAATGTATGGAGGTGTACCGAAGAAAAGTAGATCAGGCTAACAAAGATAGAGCTCAGCTGAGGTTAGCAATTGCTGATGCTGAAGCTGAGCTTGCTGCAATCTGCTCTGCAATGGGAGAGATGCCAGTGCACATTAGGCAG GCTGATCAAAACCCTAGAAGCCTGAAAGCTGAACTCAGAGCTATCCTTCCACAGATAGAGGAAATGCAGAACAGGAAATGTGACAGGAAGAATCAAATTATAGCTGCCTTAGAGGAGCTACATACGATAAAAAATGAGATCTGTTCAGGAGGGTATACTTCTAGTAATACAGATGTAGATGAAACAGATTTGTCTTCTAGAAAGCTGGAAGAAGTGCACAGAGAGCTTAAAGCACTTCAAGAAGAAAAG AGTGCACGTTTGAATCAGATTTTGGACTATTTGAACCTTGTTTATACCTTGTGCTCAGTCCTTGGTATAGATTTTAAACAAACTGTGAGTGAGATTCACCCAAGTTTAGGAGAATCAGAAGGCTCAAAAAGTATTAGCGATCATACCTTGCAGCAGTTGGAAACTGCTATACAGAGACTGCAAGAACTTAAAATACAGAGAATTCAGCAG TTACAAGATCTCACTACTACATTACTGGAGCTCTGGAAATTGCTGGACACGCCTGTTGAAGAGCAACAGATAGTTCAACAGTTCACTTGTAACATAGTTGCTGCAGAAGAGGAGATAACAAAACCTGAGATGCTTTATGTCAACTTTATAGATCAT GTCAAGGCGGAAGTTTCCCGGTTGGAAGAGTTGAAAACAAGAAAATTGAAGGAGCTTGTTTTGAAAAAGAAAGCAGAGATAGAGGATATTCATAGAAAAACACATCTTATTCCAGAAACAGATGAAGCAATGGATACTGTAATTGAGCCTG GAGCAGTTGATGCCGCTTGTGTGCTAGAGAAAATTGAGCTTCAAATATCTAGGGCCAAGGAGGAAGCTCTCAGTAGAAAAGAGATCCTAGAAAAGGTTGAGAAGTGGATTGCTGCATGTGAGGAGGAGAGCTGGCTCGAGGAGTATAGTAGG GATGATAACCGCTATAATGCTGGGAGGGGTGCTCATCTTACTCTAAGACGTGCTGAAAAAGCTCGTGTGTTGGTCAATAAACTTCCAG CAATGGTGGATACATTGGCCTCAAAGATCGTAGCATGGGAAAATGAGAAaggattatattttatttacgaTGGT GTTCGCCTTCTTTCTATGCTGGAAGGATATATGGTTCTACGGCAAGAAAAAGAATTGGAGCAAAAAAGACAGAGG GACGAGAAGAAACTTCAAGGGCAGTTACTGACAGAGCAGGAGGTTCTTTATGGTTCAAAACCAAGCCCCATGAAGAACCCAAGTGCCAAAAAAGGATCTAGATTGTCATATGGCGGCCCAAGCAATAGAAGACTTTCTCTTGGAGGGCCCATGCTACAGACTCATAAACCTGATCTGCTCCCTGCAAAAGCTACTCCTAATGCACGCACTGCCAAAAAGAATGAACGTATAAACCTGGACCGTTTTAGAGACGATGGCTTTGCAGCTGCTCTGTCTTCCG GGGGTAGAGGTTTAGACATGGTTGGCCTTCCCTTGAAGCTTCATCCTTTCGATGTATCAAATGCTTGTGATCTTGAGTCGCCCATAATACGGAAACCATTCTCTCCCATTTCTTCCACGGATTCATCAAACTCCAATGCAACAAATATGTTGGAAGATCTACACAAAAAACATAGAGAAATGTTGCAGAAGACTCTTCTCACAACAAGCAACAACACACAGTTCGGTACTCCTCCCAAGATTCTCCCCACAACCCAGGGAGAAAATAGGACGCCCCAAACAATGCCAGTCCCGGTACCTTCCACGCCCTCAACAGTGTCCATTCCAATGCAGACGGGTTTAACACCAGCTCCTACAGACAAGTCaactgaagaagagattgaatATTCGTTTGAGGAGAGGAGAGCGGGATTCGTACTTCCCAGATCATTACATTCTACGATTGTGACATGA
- the LOC142533471 gene encoding 65-kDa microtubule-associated protein 3-like isoform X4 — translation MQNRKCDRKNQIIAALEELHTIKNEICSGGYTSSNTDVDETDLSSRKLEEVHRELKALQEEKSARLNQILDYLNLVYTLCSVLGIDFKQTVSEIHPSLGESEGSKSISDHTLQQLETAIQRLQELKIQRIQQLQDLTTTLLELWKLLDTPVEEQQIVQQFTCNIVAAEEEITKPEMLYVNFIDHVKAEVSRLEELKTRKLKELVLKKKAEIEDIHRKTHLIPETDEAMDTVIEPGAVDAACVLEKIELQISRAKEEALSRKEILEKVEKWIAACEEESWLEEYSRDDNRYNAGRGAHLTLRRAEKARVLVNKLPAMVDTLASKIVAWENEKGLYFIYDGVRLLSMLEGYMVLRQEKELEQKRQRDEKKLQGQLLTEQEVLYGSKPSPMKNPSAKKGSRLSYGGPSNRRLSLGGPMLQTHKPDLLPAKATPNARTAKKNERINLDRFRDDGFAAALSSGGRGLDMVGLPLKLHPFDVSNACDLESPIIRKPFSPISSTDSSNSNATNMLEDLHKKHREMLQKTLLTTSNNTQFGTPPKILPTTQGENRTPQTMPVPVPSTPSTVSIPMQTGLTPAPTDKSTEEEIEYSFEERRAGFVLPRSLHSTIVT, via the exons ATGCAGAACAGGAAATGTGACAGGAAGAATCAAATTATAGCTGCCTTAGAGGAGCTACATACGATAAAAAATGAGATCTGTTCAGGAGGGTATACTTCTAGTAATACAGATGTAGATGAAACAGATTTGTCTTCTAGAAAGCTGGAAGAAGTGCACAGAGAGCTTAAAGCACTTCAAGAAGAAAAG AGTGCACGTTTGAATCAGATTTTGGACTATTTGAACCTTGTTTATACCTTGTGCTCAGTCCTTGGTATAGATTTTAAACAAACTGTGAGTGAGATTCACCCAAGTTTAGGAGAATCAGAAGGCTCAAAAAGTATTAGCGATCATACCTTGCAGCAGTTGGAAACTGCTATACAGAGACTGCAAGAACTTAAAATACAGAGAATTCAGCAG TTACAAGATCTCACTACTACATTACTGGAGCTCTGGAAATTGCTGGACACGCCTGTTGAAGAGCAACAGATAGTTCAACAGTTCACTTGTAACATAGTTGCTGCAGAAGAGGAGATAACAAAACCTGAGATGCTTTATGTCAACTTTATAGATCAT GTCAAGGCGGAAGTTTCCCGGTTGGAAGAGTTGAAAACAAGAAAATTGAAGGAGCTTGTTTTGAAAAAGAAAGCAGAGATAGAGGATATTCATAGAAAAACACATCTTATTCCAGAAACAGATGAAGCAATGGATACTGTAATTGAGCCTG GAGCAGTTGATGCCGCTTGTGTGCTAGAGAAAATTGAGCTTCAAATATCTAGGGCCAAGGAGGAAGCTCTCAGTAGAAAAGAGATCCTAGAAAAGGTTGAGAAGTGGATTGCTGCATGTGAGGAGGAGAGCTGGCTCGAGGAGTATAGTAGG GATGATAACCGCTATAATGCTGGGAGGGGTGCTCATCTTACTCTAAGACGTGCTGAAAAAGCTCGTGTGTTGGTCAATAAACTTCCAG CAATGGTGGATACATTGGCCTCAAAGATCGTAGCATGGGAAAATGAGAAaggattatattttatttacgaTGGT GTTCGCCTTCTTTCTATGCTGGAAGGATATATGGTTCTACGGCAAGAAAAAGAATTGGAGCAAAAAAGACAGAGG GACGAGAAGAAACTTCAAGGGCAGTTACTGACAGAGCAGGAGGTTCTTTATGGTTCAAAACCAAGCCCCATGAAGAACCCAAGTGCCAAAAAAGGATCTAGATTGTCATATGGCGGCCCAAGCAATAGAAGACTTTCTCTTGGAGGGCCCATGCTACAGACTCATAAACCTGATCTGCTCCCTGCAAAAGCTACTCCTAATGCACGCACTGCCAAAAAGAATGAACGTATAAACCTGGACCGTTTTAGAGACGATGGCTTTGCAGCTGCTCTGTCTTCCG GGGGTAGAGGTTTAGACATGGTTGGCCTTCCCTTGAAGCTTCATCCTTTCGATGTATCAAATGCTTGTGATCTTGAGTCGCCCATAATACGGAAACCATTCTCTCCCATTTCTTCCACGGATTCATCAAACTCCAATGCAACAAATATGTTGGAAGATCTACACAAAAAACATAGAGAAATGTTGCAGAAGACTCTTCTCACAACAAGCAACAACACACAGTTCGGTACTCCTCCCAAGATTCTCCCCACAACCCAGGGAGAAAATAGGACGCCCCAAACAATGCCAGTCCCGGTACCTTCCACGCCCTCAACAGTGTCCATTCCAATGCAGACGGGTTTAACACCAGCTCCTACAGACAAGTCaactgaagaagagattgaatATTCGTTTGAGGAGAGGAGAGCGGGATTCGTACTTCCCAGATCATTACATTCTACGATTGTGACATGA
- the LOC142533103 gene encoding uncharacterized protein LOC142533103 encodes MLDSTLEFFTLAASNSLAVFCFCNLIIGIILVSGSSKPNESSPFLSDENLKKDAASSSADSIKVNKEDRLSSVGMADESRPFLIIRNVEIFEENAVSSFEKANESMKSNHDDEKLWSVSIPMDDIIIEEESDADKEEDDELRERIEEFIAKINRGWRDEKLETFS; translated from the coding sequence ATGCTGGATTCCACACTTGAATTCTTCACCTTAGCTGCATCAAATTCCCTTGCTGTTTTCTGTTTCTGCAACCTCATCATTGGCATTATACTGGTGAGTGGCAGCTCAAAACCCAACGAAAGCAGCCCTTTTCTCAGCGATGAAAATCTCAAGAAAGATGCTGCTTCTTCATCGGCTGATTCCATCAAAGTGAACAAAGAAGATCGATTATCATCTGTCGGCATGGCCGATGAAAGCAGGCCTTTTCTGATCATTCGTAATGTCGAAATTTTCGAGGAAAACGCAGTTTCTTCGTTTGAAAAGGCTAACGAATCGATGAAATCTAACCACGATGACGAAAAGTTGTGGTCTGTCAGCATACCCATGGATGATATTATCATCGAAGAAGAAAGCGATGCTGAcaaagaagaagatgatgaattaAGAGAGAGAATCGAGGAATTTATTGCGAAAATAAACAGGGGATGGAGGGATGAAAAACTCGAAACATTTTCTTGA
- the LOC142532946 gene encoding uncharacterized protein LOC142532946 — MGIVRRSFFFIAGTACGIYLAQNYDVPNIKKVVNDTLFTAKKVEEKYRKPEKSGNDAV; from the coding sequence ATGGGTATCGTAAGGAGGAGCTTCTTCTTCATAGCTGGAACTGCTTGCGGAATCTACCTTGCCCAGAATTACGACGTTCCCAATATCAAGAAGGTCGTTAATGACACCCTTTTTACTGCTAAGAAAGTCGAGGAAAAGTACCGGAAGCCCGAGAAATCCGGCAACGACGCCGTTTGA
- the LOC142533832 gene encoding uncharacterized protein LOC142533832: MDAQRALLDELMGAARNLTAEERKGYREINWDDKEVCGFYMVRFCPHDLFVNTRSDLGVCPKIHDPKLKESFENSPRHDSHVPKFEAELAHFCERLVSDLDRRVRRGRERLEQDVEVPPPPPISAEKSEQLSILEEKIKNLLEQVESLGEEGKVDEAEALMRKVEILNIEKTVLTQQPQQDKLLLAAQEKKMALCEICGSFLVANDAAERTQSHVTGKQHMGYGMVREFLAEHKEAKEKAREERLSREKEVEERRKKREREHESRHKSESADRDKYRDRERDRLRERDRYHERSRDRNGRGSRDGGRVSDYKYNSSRNGREGSRDRYRDRDRSRSRSPIRHGNRRSSRSPVHPR; the protein is encoded by the exons ATGGATGCTCAAAGAGCTTTgcttgatgaactcatgggtgCAG CACGTAATTTGACCGCTGAGGAGAGAAAAGGTTACCGAGAAATTAACTGGGATGACAAGGAAGTTTGTGGATTCTATATGGTTCGATTTTGCCCTCATGATTTGTTCGTCAACACTCGTAGTGATCTAG GAGTGTGCCCAAAGATTCATGATCCAAAATTGAAGGAAAG TTTTGAGAACTCCCCAAGACATGATTCACATGTGCCCAAATTTGAAGCTGAACTAGCCCACTTCTGTGAAAGACTG GTTTCGGACTTAGATAGAAGAGTTAGACGTGGCCGTGAACGCCTTGAACAAGATGTTGAAGTCCCTCCTCCACCTCCGATTTCTGCTGAAAAATCTGAGCAGTTGTCTATATTGGAAGAGAAGATAAAAAACCTACTTGAACAAGTCGAGTCTCTTGGTGAGGAAGGGAAGGTGGATGAAGCTGAGGCGCTAATGAGAAAG GTTGAGATACTGAATATCGAGAAGACAGTTTTGACTCAGCAACCACAGCAGGATAAACTGTTACTGGCAGCGCAGGAGAAAAAAATGGCTCTATGTGAAATATGTGGTTCCTTTCTGGTGGCAAATGATGCCGCGGAGAGAACTCAGTCACATGTTACTGGTAAGCAGCATATGGGCTACGGAATGGTTCGTGAATTTCTGGCCGAGCATAAG GAAGCCAAGGAAAAGGCAAGAGAAGAAAGATTGTCAAGGGAGAAAGAAGTTGAAGAACGGAGGAAGAAACGAGAGAGAGAACATGAGAGCAGGCACAAAAGTGAATCAGCTGACAGGGACAAGTACCGAGACAGGGAGAGGGATCGACTACGTGAACGGGATCGATATCATGAGAGATCTCGTGATAGAAACGGCAGAGGAAGCCGAGATGGGGGAAGAGTATCCGATTATAAGTATAATAGTTCGAGGAATGGAAGGGAAGGAAGTAGAGATAGATATAGAGACCGTGACAGAAGCAGGTCTCGTTCCCCCATCAGGCATGGTAACAGGAGGTCATCCAGGAGTCCTGTTCACCCGCGTTAA